TTTCTCTCACAACATTCAAACCTATGCTTCCTTCATTAGAATCCTATGTTACTGGAATTTGAATAGAAAGTTGGATTCTTTGTTCATTGACATCATTGCCCATTCCAAACAAGACCCATCATTTCAAATTCATGAATTGTTTGAATCACTCTTTCATGATGTTGAGGTTAAAAATCATTACTTGTTTAGAGCTTTTCATGTGTTTGTGAAAGCTTGTGTTTCCCTTAACATGTTTGATGAAGCTATTGATTTCTTGTTTGAGTTTCAAGTTAAGAGGTTTAGGGTTCTTCCAAGTGTATTTTGTTGTAACTTTCTTATCAACCGTTTGGTTATGTATGGTGAAGTTTATATGGCTTTGGGGGTTTATAATGAGATCAAGAGGCTTGGTGTTTGTCCTAACCATCACACTTATGCTATTATTATTAAAGGGTTGTGTAAGAAAGGCGATGATTTGATTCACGCGTCTCGTGTTTTTGATGAGATGGTGGAGGCCGGGGTGAGTCCGAATTCGTATTGTTACGCGGCTTTTATTGAGGGGTTGTGTAAGAATAATATGTCGGATTTGGGGTATGAGGTACTTCAAGAACGGAGAAAGAGTAATGCGCCTATTGAGGCTTACGCGTATGCGGCAGTTATTCGTGGGTTTTGTAATGAAATGAAGTTGGATCAAGCCGAGAGTGTGTTTTTCGACATGGAATGGCAGGGGATTGTTCCTGATTTTCATGTTTATTCTTTGTTGATCCGTGGATATTGTAAGATCGGTGATTTGTGTAAAGCTGAAGTTTTGTACGACGACATGGTTTCGAAGGGTATAAAGACAAATTGTGTGATTGCTAGTTGTATTCTTCATTGCATGAGTGGGATGGGAATGGATTCGAGAGTTGTAGATAGGTTTAAAGAGTTAAAGAATTCGGGCGTGTTTCTTGACGGGGTAGCATACAATATCGTATTTGATTCTTTGTGTAAATTGGGTAAGGTGGATGATGCGGTAGATATGCTGGAGGAGTTGAAATCTATGCGTATCGATTTAGATATCAAACACTACACGACTTTTATTAACGGTTACTGTCTTCAAGGGAAACCCGATGTAGCATGTAGTATTTTCaaagaaatggaagaaaaagGATTTAAACCCGATGTTGTTGCGTATAATGTACTAGCCGCCGGTTTGTTTAGAAATAATCATGCTTGTGAGGCGATTGAGCTTTTGAATTGTATGATTAATCAAGGTGTGGAACCGAACGCTACTACACATAAGATTATCATCGAAGGTTTGTGTTCAGAAGGCAAGGTGGAAGAAGCCGAGGCATATTTTAACGTTCTGAAAGTTAAAAGTGTCGAAATCTATTCTGCCATGGTTAATGGCTATTGTGAAGCCGGTCTTGTTGAAAAATCATGCGAGCTTTTCTGCGAGATTTCAAACGAAGGAGATATTTCAGAAGAAACTCCCGGTTTTAAGAAACTTAGCAAAGTAATGTATTCTAAAGTATTAGCTGCGTTGTGCCGGGAAGGGAATTTAGAACATGCTCGATCGTTGTTTGATTTTTTCCTCGAGAGAGGGTTTACACCCGATGTTGTAACTTACACGATTATGATAAAAAGTTATTGTAGATTGAATTGCTTGCAAGAGGCTCATGATCTCTTCCGGGACATGAAGAGCCGAGGGATAAAACCGGATGTAATTACCTACACGGTTCTACTCGACGGGAGGTTCAAACAAGTGAATTTAAAACAGCATTTCTCGTCTCAACACAAAAAAGGAAGTGATGCAACGTACGGTGTTTCGACTATCTTGACAGACATGGAGCAAATGAAAATAAGTCCAGATGTTGTTATTTACACTGTTTTGATTGACGGATACGTAAAAGTCGATAACTTTCAAGAAGCGATTAGATTCTTTAATGAAATTATTGAGCTGAGACTAGAACCGGATAATGTAACTTACACCGCTCTACTTTCTGGTTTGTTAAACCGCGGGCACACCGAGAAAGCTGTTATATTGTATAACGAAATGTCTTCCAAGGGAATGATACCGCCCTTGCCTATCGTCTCGAAGTTAAAACGTC
The Vicia villosa cultivar HV-30 ecotype Madison, WI linkage group LG6, Vvil1.0, whole genome shotgun sequence genome window above contains:
- the LOC131608826 gene encoding pentatricopeptide repeat-containing protein At2g26790, mitochondrial-like, with the translated sequence MLHRFFNFRFPLFKKPFSTALSLCFSDTHFTKPSKISSFHPNTSQVLQKFHLYQNNPSLALSYFTHLTQQGFSHNIQTYASFIRILCYWNLNRKLDSLFIDIIAHSKQDPSFQIHELFESLFHDVEVKNHYLFRAFHVFVKACVSLNMFDEAIDFLFEFQVKRFRVLPSVFCCNFLINRLVMYGEVYMALGVYNEIKRLGVCPNHHTYAIIIKGLCKKGDDLIHASRVFDEMVEAGVSPNSYCYAAFIEGLCKNNMSDLGYEVLQERRKSNAPIEAYAYAAVIRGFCNEMKLDQAESVFFDMEWQGIVPDFHVYSLLIRGYCKIGDLCKAEVLYDDMVSKGIKTNCVIASCILHCMSGMGMDSRVVDRFKELKNSGVFLDGVAYNIVFDSLCKLGKVDDAVDMLEELKSMRIDLDIKHYTTFINGYCLQGKPDVACSIFKEMEEKGFKPDVVAYNVLAAGLFRNNHACEAIELLNCMINQGVEPNATTHKIIIEGLCSEGKVEEAEAYFNVLKVKSVEIYSAMVNGYCEAGLVEKSCELFCEISNEGDISEETPGFKKLSKVMYSKVLAALCREGNLEHARSLFDFFLERGFTPDVVTYTIMIKSYCRLNCLQEAHDLFRDMKSRGIKPDVITYTVLLDGRFKQVNLKQHFSSQHKKGSDATYGVSTILTDMEQMKISPDVVIYTVLIDGYVKVDNFQEAIRFFNEIIELRLEPDNVTYTALLSGLLNRGHTEKAVILYNEMSSKGMIPPLPIVSKLKRQVIKARKVQFQK